The Chlorocebus sabaeus isolate Y175 chromosome 1, mChlSab1.0.hap1, whole genome shotgun sequence genome includes a region encoding these proteins:
- the LIPT2 gene encoding octanoyl-[acyl-carrier-protein]:protein N-octanoyltransferase LIPT2, mitochondrial isoform X2 yields MRPAAVRLVRLGRVPYAELLGLQDRWLRRLQAEPGTEASSGTEAGALLLCEPAGPVYTAGLRGGLTPEETARLRALGAEVHVTGRGGLATFHGPGQLLCHPVLDLRRLGLRLRMHVAALEACAVRLCELQGLQDARARSPPYTGVWLDDRKICAIGERRGAGRDLRAGESAVEGTSRPTAWLSTALRTSRGLSTLCPVDWLGQASLP; encoded by the exons ATGCGGCCAGCCGCGGTTCGGCTGGTGCGCTTGGGTCGTGTGCCGTACGCCGAGCTGCTGGGGCTGCAGGACCGCTGGCTGCGGCGGCTACAGGCCGAGCCAGGCACTGAAGCCTCATCGGGGACTGAGGCGGGCGCGCTCCTGCTCTGCGAGCCCGCGGGGCCCGTGTACACGGCCGGGCTGCGCGGCGGCCTGACGCCCGAGGAAACTGCGCGGCTACGGGCCTTGGGCGCCGAGGTGCACGTCACAGGCCGCGGTGGCCTGGCCACCTTCCACGGCCCGGGCCAGCTGCTTTGCCACCCGGTACTCGACCTGCGGCGTCTCGGTCTGCGCTTGCGCATGCACGTAGCGGCGCTGGAGGCGTGCGCCGTGCGCCTGTGCGAGCTCCAGGGCCTGCAGGACGCCCGCGCGCGGTCCCCGCCCTACACCGGCGTCTGGCTGGACGATCGCAAGATCTGCGCGATTGGTGAGCGCCGCGGCGCAGGGCGGGACCTGAGAGCCGGG GAGTCCGCTGTGGAAGGCACATCACGTCCCACGGCCTGGCTCTCAACTGCTCTACGGACCTCACGTGGTTTGAGCACATTGTGCCCTGTGGACTGGTTGGGACAGGCGTCACTTCCTTGA
- the LOC119618118 gene encoding uncharacterized protein, protein MSKRSEDTPVNISDKKKRKHLCLSIAQKVKLLEKLDSGVSVKHLTEEYGVGMTTIYDLKKQKDKLLKFYAESDEQILLKNRKTLHKAKNEDLDRVLKEWIRQRLSEHMPLNGVLIMKQAKIYHNELKIEGNCEYSTGWLQKFKKRHGIKFLKICGNKASAGHEAAEKFTGKFSNDDEQDGNMEGFYMSSEKKIMSDLLTYTKNIHPETVSKLEEEDIKDVFNSNNEVPVVHSLSNGEVTKMVLNQGDHDNNDNEDDVNTAEKVPIDDMVKMCDGLIKGLEQHAFITEQEIMSVYKIKERLLRQKASLMRQMTLKETFKKAIQRNASSSLQNPLLGPSTASDASSHLKIK, encoded by the coding sequence atgtcaaaaagatCTGAAGATACCCCTGTGAATATCAGtgataagaaaaagaggaagcatTTATGTTTATCTATAGCACAGAAAGTCAAGTTGTTGGAGAAACTGGACAGTGGTGTAAGTGTGAAACATCTTACAGAAGAGTATGGTGTTGGAATGACCACCATATATGacctgaagaaacagaaggataAACTGTTGAAGTTTTATGCTGAAAGTGATGAGCAGATActgttgaaaaatagaaaaacacttcATAAAGCTAAAAATGAAGATCTTGATCGTGTATTGAAAGAGTGGATCCGTCAGCGTCTCAGTGAACACATGCCACTTAATGGTGTGCTGATCATGAAACAAGCAAAGATCTATCACAATGAACTAAAAATTGAGGGGAACTGTGAATATTCAACAGGCTGGttgcagaaatttaagaaaagacatggcattaaatttttaaagatttgtggcAATAAAGCATCTGCTGGTCATGAAGCAGCAGAGAAGTTTACTGGCAAGTTCAGTAATGATGATGAACAAGATGGTAACATGGAAGGATTCTATAtgtcaagtgagaaaaaaataatgtctgaCCTCCttacatatacaaaaaatatacatcCAGAGACTGTCAGTAAGCTGGAAGAAGAGGATATCAAAGATGTTTTTAACAGTAATAATGAGGTTCCAGTTGTTCATTCATTGTCCAATGGTGAAGTAACAAAAATGGTTCTGAATCAAGGTGAtcatgataataatgataatgaagaTGATGTTAACACTGCAGAAAAAGTGCCTATAGATGACATGGTAAAAATGTGTGATGGGCTTATTAAAGGACTAGAGCAGCATGCTTTCATAACAGAACAAGAAATCATGTcagtttataaaatcaaagagagaCTTCTAAGACAAAAAGCGTCATTAATGAGGCAGATGActctgaaagaaacatttaaaaaagccATCCAGAGAAATGCATCTTCCTCTCTACAGAACCCACTTCTTGGTCCCTCAACTGCTTCTGATGCTTCTTctcacctaaaaataaaataa
- the LIPT2 gene encoding octanoyl-[acyl-carrier-protein]:protein N-octanoyltransferase LIPT2, mitochondrial isoform X1, with protein MRPAAVRLVRLGRVPYAELLGLQDRWLRRLQAEPGTEASSGTEAGALLLCEPAGPVYTAGLRGGLTPEETARLRALGAEVHVTGRGGLATFHGPGQLLCHPVLDLRRLGLRLRMHVAALEACAVRLCELQGLQDARARSPPYTGVWLDDRKICAIGVRCGRHITSHGLALNCSTDLTWFEHIVPCGLVGTGVTSLSKELQRHVTVNEVMPPFLVAFKEIYKCTLISEDSPD; from the exons ATGCGGCCAGCCGCGGTTCGGCTGGTGCGCTTGGGTCGTGTGCCGTACGCCGAGCTGCTGGGGCTGCAGGACCGCTGGCTGCGGCGGCTACAGGCCGAGCCAGGCACTGAAGCCTCATCGGGGACTGAGGCGGGCGCGCTCCTGCTCTGCGAGCCCGCGGGGCCCGTGTACACGGCCGGGCTGCGCGGCGGCCTGACGCCCGAGGAAACTGCGCGGCTACGGGCCTTGGGCGCCGAGGTGCACGTCACAGGCCGCGGTGGCCTGGCCACCTTCCACGGCCCGGGCCAGCTGCTTTGCCACCCGGTACTCGACCTGCGGCGTCTCGGTCTGCGCTTGCGCATGCACGTAGCGGCGCTGGAGGCGTGCGCCGTGCGCCTGTGCGAGCTCCAGGGCCTGCAGGACGCCCGCGCGCGGTCCCCGCCCTACACCGGCGTCTGGCTGGACGATCGCAAGATCTGCGCGATTG GAGTCCGCTGTGGAAGGCACATCACGTCCCACGGCCTGGCTCTCAACTGCTCTACGGACCTCACGTGGTTTGAGCACATTGTGCCCTGTGGACTGGTTGGGACAGGCGTCACTTCCTTGAGTAAGGAGCTCCAGAGGCACGTCACCGTGAATGAAGTAATGCCACCTTTCCTTGTGGCCTTTAAGGAGATCTACAAGTGCACACTGATCTCAGAGGACAGCCCTGACTGA